The following are encoded in a window of Castanea sativa cultivar Marrone di Chiusa Pesio chromosome 5, ASM4071231v1 genomic DNA:
- the LOC142636170 gene encoding uncharacterized protein LOC142636170, giving the protein MMRARLVVFPIKGKNWCFTRSINDSLASSSTTLGSGHSQTPSTLRELWRNISSNSKPLNANAELLIDFVSLKMNNAWIGLEKAPQGTLKNKIHLLGLRLLSRVKPSEIFLKSISKEITDVEITYPSSLNARLVRRRLRHIATRGNIIHKKYFYGSVALLPLSTVFTVLPLPNIPFFWILFRTYSHWRALQGSEKLLQLVSDSSSTLNSSMGNENETEYDGSKYGIHNPVGSPWVLQPSKELEELLHRVDGHDGLSKCAISDICKIFDLNTNDVLKYRDSM; this is encoded by the exons atgatgagAGCGAGATTGGTAGTGTTCCCGATTAAAGGGAAGAATTGGTGCTTCACTCGATCAATTAACGACTCGcttgcttcttcttctactaCTCTCGGCTCAGGCCATTCTCAAACACCTTCTACACTCAGAGAACTTTGGCGCAACATCTCCTCCAATTCCAAACCCCTTAACGCCAATGCAGAACTCCTCATCGATTTCGTCTCTCTCAAG ATGAATAACGCTTGGATTGGTCTAGAAAAAGCTCCTCAAGGAACTCTCAAGAACAAGATTCATTT gTTGGGACTGCGGCTTTTGTCACGGGTTAAGCCCTCTGAGATATTCTTGAAGTCTATATCTAAGGAGATTACAGATGTTGAAATTACCTACCCGTCAAG TTTAAATGCACGACTTGTGCGTAGAAGGTTACGGCATATTGCCACGAG GGGAAATATCATCCACAAGAAGTACTTCTATGGTTCAGTTGCATTGCTTCCTTTGTCAACTGTATTTACT GTTTTACCTTTGCCTAATATCCCATTCTTCTGGATTTTATTCCGGACTTACTCTCACTGGAGGGCTCTACAG GGAAGTGAGAAGCTCCTTCAGCTTGTCTCAGATAGCTCTTCAACTCTCAACTCTTCTATGGGGAATGAGAATGAAACCGAGTATGATGGCTCTAAATATGGTATCCATAACCCAGTTGGTTCTCCATGG GTTTTGCAGCCATCAAAGGAACTTGAAGAACTTCTTCATCGTGTAGATGGGCATGACGGTCTTAGTAAATGTGCCATTTCAGATATTTGCAAGATCTTTGATTTGAACACCAATGATGTTCTTAAGTACAGGGATTCAATGTAG